A section of the Subtercola frigoramans genome encodes:
- a CDS encoding HpcH/HpaI aldolase/citrate lyase family protein: MMTDTSRPEGTTTSAYRADQIPAEIARSWLLVAATRPETFDEVASSRADQIVLDIEDAVDPKLKPAARNDVVAWLSNGGSAWVRINDHSTPFWSDDVDALKGLPGLLGVMLAKTESGAHVTETFDRLGGGTAVIALIESALGIEEARSIAEARGAFRLAFGSGDYRRDTGTGADDLAMAYPRSRLVVASRIGGLPGPIDGPTVGSSHPVLREQSALAVTLGLTGKLCLDVEQLPVINEVISPTRSDATWARDFLDDFESRGRVIRDGSDLPRLGRAQKIDKLAQAFGIKPL; this comes from the coding sequence ATGATGACCGACACTTCCCGCCCTGAAGGCACCACGACTTCTGCGTACCGTGCAGACCAGATCCCCGCCGAAATCGCTCGCTCGTGGTTGTTGGTTGCGGCCACGCGCCCAGAGACGTTCGATGAAGTGGCGAGCTCACGCGCAGACCAGATCGTTCTCGACATCGAAGACGCGGTCGACCCCAAACTCAAGCCGGCCGCGCGAAACGATGTTGTTGCGTGGCTGAGCAACGGAGGCAGCGCGTGGGTCCGAATCAATGACCACAGCACCCCGTTCTGGTCGGACGACGTAGACGCCCTCAAAGGTCTTCCCGGCCTCCTCGGCGTGATGCTCGCGAAGACCGAGTCCGGTGCCCACGTCACCGAGACGTTCGACCGCCTCGGAGGAGGCACCGCCGTCATCGCGTTGATCGAGTCGGCACTCGGCATCGAAGAGGCCCGGTCGATCGCCGAGGCACGAGGAGCTTTCCGGCTGGCGTTCGGCAGCGGAGACTACCGTCGTGACACCGGTACGGGCGCAGACGATCTCGCCATGGCCTACCCCCGGTCGCGTCTCGTTGTGGCCAGCCGCATCGGCGGCCTGCCCGGCCCGATCGACGGCCCCACCGTCGGCAGCAGTCACCCTGTCCTTCGCGAGCAGTCTGCGCTCGCCGTCACACTCGGGCTCACGGGAAAGCTGTGCCTCGATGTCGAGCAGCTGCCGGTGATCAACGAGGTCATCAGCCCGACGCGCTCTGACGCCACGTGGGCCCGCGACTTCCTCGACGATTTCGAGTCGCGGGGGCGGGTCATCCGTGATGGCAGCGACCTGCCGCGCCTCGGCCGCGCCCAGAAGATCGACAAGCTCGCCCAGGCCTTCGGTATCAAACCGCTCTGA
- a CDS encoding thymidylate synthase, producing MITSLATPYEDLLRHTLEAGSAKSDRTGTGTTSVFGAQLRFDLSKGFPLITTKRVHFKSIAYELLWFLRGESNVGWLQENGVTIWNEWADADGELGPVYGVQWRSWPTPDGSHIDQISQVIHTLKTDPDSRRMIVSAWNVADIPSMALAPCHAFFQFYVADGKLSCQLYQRSADMFLGVPFNIASYALLTHMVAAQAGLEVGDFIWTGGDCHIYDNHREQVTEQLSRDPYPLPTLTINRVPASIFDYEFGDFEIVGYQHHPAIKAPVAV from the coding sequence ATGATTACTTCACTCGCGACCCCGTATGAAGACCTGCTGCGCCACACTCTCGAAGCGGGCTCGGCCAAGTCAGACCGCACAGGCACCGGCACCACGAGTGTCTTCGGCGCCCAGCTGCGTTTCGATCTGAGTAAGGGCTTTCCCCTCATCACCACGAAGCGCGTGCACTTCAAGTCCATCGCCTACGAGCTGCTCTGGTTCCTGCGCGGCGAGAGCAACGTCGGGTGGTTGCAGGAGAACGGTGTCACGATCTGGAACGAATGGGCAGACGCCGACGGCGAGCTCGGCCCGGTCTACGGGGTGCAGTGGCGGTCGTGGCCCACGCCAGACGGCTCGCACATCGACCAGATCAGCCAGGTCATCCACACCCTGAAGACAGACCCCGACAGCCGGCGGATGATCGTGTCGGCCTGGAACGTCGCCGACATCCCCTCGATGGCACTGGCGCCCTGCCACGCCTTCTTCCAGTTCTACGTCGCCGACGGCAAGCTCTCGTGCCAGTTGTACCAGCGCAGCGCCGACATGTTCCTCGGGGTGCCGTTCAACATCGCCAGCTACGCGCTGCTCACCCACATGGTGGCGGCGCAGGCGGGTCTCGAGGTGGGCGACTTCATCTGGACCGGCGGCGACTGCCACATCTACGACAACCACCGCGAGCAGGTCACCGAGCAGTTGAGCCGCGACCCGTACCCGCTGCCGACCCTGACGATCAACCGGGTGCCCGCGAGCATCTTCGACTACGAATTCGGCGACTTCGAGATCGTCGGCTACCAGCACCACCCAGCGATCAAGGCGCCGGTCGCCGTATGA
- a CDS encoding GH1 family beta-glucosidase: MFQQPELSPWPSGFIWGSATAAAQIEGAAHEDGKEDSIWDHFARLPGAIASGDLPEQAVDHYHRMPEDVQLMKRLGLGSYRFSTSWARVKPGDRFVNHAGLDFYSRLVDELLEADILPWLTLYHWDLPQALEDQGGWTNRDTAYRFADYAETVYGRLGDRVTHWTTFNEPLCSSLIGYAAGEHAPGRTEPRAALAATHHQHLAHGLAVNRLRHLGASLHAGGETSDRIGITLNLTNAVPIDPSDPVDLDAARRIDALWNRMYLEPLLLGAYPPDLLRDLQGQGLEDVIVEGDLELIAQPLDFLGVNHYHDDAVSGHPEPRGSRGAAQPTARPKASPFVGSEFVTFPSRGLPRTSMDWEVNPDGLRTLLVRLGLQYPNLPPLYVTENGAAYDDAVSPDGCIHDPERTAYIRAHITAVSRAIDDGADVRGYFVWSLLDNFEWAWGYEKRFGVVRVDYTTGERTIKDSGLAYSEIISKSSASVYTGED, from the coding sequence GTGTTCCAGCAACCAGAACTCTCGCCCTGGCCATCCGGCTTCATCTGGGGCTCGGCCACAGCAGCGGCCCAGATCGAAGGCGCGGCTCACGAAGACGGCAAGGAGGATTCGATCTGGGACCACTTCGCCCGGCTGCCGGGAGCGATTGCGAGTGGCGACCTGCCGGAGCAAGCGGTCGATCACTACCACCGAATGCCCGAAGATGTGCAGCTGATGAAGCGACTCGGGCTCGGCTCCTATCGGTTCTCGACAAGCTGGGCGCGCGTCAAGCCGGGCGACCGCTTCGTCAACCACGCCGGACTGGACTTCTACTCCCGTCTCGTCGACGAGTTGCTGGAGGCGGACATCCTTCCCTGGCTCACCCTCTACCACTGGGACCTGCCCCAGGCGCTCGAAGACCAGGGCGGGTGGACCAACCGCGACACCGCCTACCGGTTCGCTGACTACGCGGAGACCGTGTATGGCCGTCTCGGCGACAGGGTGACGCACTGGACGACCTTCAACGAGCCGCTGTGCTCCTCGCTCATCGGCTACGCGGCGGGCGAGCACGCTCCTGGGCGCACCGAGCCGAGGGCCGCCCTCGCGGCGACGCACCACCAACACCTGGCACACGGGCTCGCGGTGAACAGACTTCGACACCTCGGTGCCTCGCTGCACGCGGGAGGCGAAACGAGCGATCGAATCGGCATCACCCTCAATCTGACCAACGCTGTGCCGATCGACCCGAGCGACCCCGTCGACCTCGACGCCGCGCGACGCATCGATGCACTGTGGAACCGGATGTACCTCGAGCCCCTGCTTCTGGGTGCCTATCCACCTGATCTTCTGCGGGATCTGCAGGGCCAGGGGCTTGAGGATGTGATCGTGGAGGGCGACCTCGAGCTCATCGCTCAGCCCCTGGATTTTCTGGGGGTGAATCACTACCACGACGACGCCGTCAGCGGTCATCCCGAGCCGCGGGGCAGCCGGGGTGCCGCACAACCGACGGCTCGCCCGAAAGCGTCTCCGTTCGTCGGTTCGGAATTCGTCACCTTCCCCTCACGGGGGCTTCCCCGCACGAGCATGGACTGGGAGGTGAACCCCGATGGCCTCCGGACCCTGTTGGTCCGACTGGGATTGCAGTACCCGAACCTCCCGCCGTTGTATGTCACCGAGAATGGGGCTGCCTACGATGATGCCGTCTCCCCGGACGGGTGCATTCACGATCCAGAACGCACCGCCTACATCCGTGCCCACATCACGGCCGTCTCCCGTGCGATCGACGACGGTGCCGACGTGCGTGGGTACTTCGTCTGGTCGCTTCTCGACAACTTCGAATGGGCATGGGGCTACGAGAAGAGATTCGGCGTCGTTCGTGTCGACTACACGACGGGCGAACGAACGATCAAGGACAGCGGTCTCGCCTATTCTGAGATCATCTCGAAGAGCTCGGCAAGCGTTTACACTGGGGAGGATTGA
- a CDS encoding dihydrofolate reductase: protein MTLGMIWAEARGGVIGHGGTIPWRLPEDLAHFKELTLGDTVLMGRRTWDSLPERFRPLPGRRNLVLTRDASWASPGAEVVHSLAEVSSDDDAILWVIGGGELYRQAMPSATRLEVTELDLGVKGDTLAPAIDATWERATSSPWLESATGIRYRFVTYTR, encoded by the coding sequence ATGACGCTCGGGATGATCTGGGCCGAAGCCCGCGGAGGCGTGATCGGCCACGGCGGCACGATCCCCTGGCGACTGCCCGAAGACCTCGCGCACTTCAAGGAGCTGACCCTCGGCGACACCGTGCTGATGGGCCGGCGCACCTGGGACTCGCTGCCCGAGAGGTTCAGGCCGCTGCCCGGTCGCCGTAACCTCGTGCTGACGCGCGACGCAAGTTGGGCATCCCCCGGCGCAGAGGTCGTGCACAGTCTCGCCGAGGTCTCCTCCGACGACGACGCAATCCTCTGGGTGATCGGCGGCGGGGAGCTGTACCGGCAGGCCATGCCGTCGGCGACCAGGCTCGAAGTGACTGAGCTCGACCTCGGCGTGAAGGGCGACACCCTTGCTCCTGCGATCGACGCGACGTGGGAGCGCGCCACGTCTTCACCGTGGCTCGAGTCGGCCACGGGCATCCGCTACCGCTTCGTCACCTACACCCGCTGA
- a CDS encoding COG4705 family protein, translated as MSETAALSARAGTRTLIKVPEATALFWLAKVLTTGMGETTSDFLNVNFEPLLVIPIAALLLAGALLLQFRTATYTPWVYWLAVALVSVFGTMAADVAHVALGIPYLASTVAFAVALAVVFVLWRRSEKTLSIHSITTPRREAFYWLTVLVTFALGTAAGDLTATVLGLGYFGSGVLFAVVIAVPAIGYGRFGLNPIVAFWFAYIVTRPLGASFADWIAVSPARGGLGLGTGPISLVLIALIAVCVAIMKKRSTVINE; from the coding sequence ATGAGCGAGACAGCCGCCCTTTCCGCCCGCGCAGGCACGCGTACCCTCATTAAGGTGCCTGAGGCCACCGCGTTGTTCTGGCTGGCGAAGGTGCTGACCACTGGCATGGGGGAGACGACGTCGGATTTTCTCAATGTGAATTTCGAGCCGCTCCTCGTGATCCCGATTGCGGCTCTTCTTCTGGCGGGTGCGTTGCTGCTCCAATTCCGAACAGCCACCTATACGCCGTGGGTGTACTGGCTGGCTGTCGCCCTCGTGAGCGTGTTCGGCACGATGGCGGCCGACGTCGCTCATGTTGCGCTGGGCATCCCGTACCTCGCATCCACGGTGGCCTTCGCCGTGGCGCTGGCCGTGGTGTTCGTTCTCTGGCGGCGAAGCGAGAAGACGCTCTCGATCCACAGCATCACGACGCCCCGCCGCGAGGCCTTCTATTGGCTCACGGTGCTGGTGACGTTCGCACTCGGCACCGCTGCCGGTGACCTCACGGCGACCGTTCTCGGGCTCGGGTACTTTGGCTCCGGTGTTCTCTTCGCCGTCGTCATTGCTGTGCCTGCAATCGGGTACGGGCGGTTCGGTCTGAACCCGATCGTCGCGTTCTGGTTCGCCTACATCGTGACCAGGCCGTTGGGTGCCTCGTTCGCCGACTGGATCGCCGTCTCCCCTGCCAGGGGTGGGCTTGGACTCGGAACGGGCCCGATCAGCCTGGTGCTGATCGCGCTCATCGCCGTGTGCGTGGCAATCATGAAGAAAAGGAGTACAGTCATTAATGAGTGA
- a CDS encoding TetR/AcrR family transcriptional regulator has product MPDGRRAQNKLEKQSRIHAAAAELLDRHGFANVTTQQIADRADVAIGTLFRYASTKSELLLMVYNDRYRQAIESGRAQVSADDGAVPSILALIAPLVVASREFAENAAAYQRELLYGDPTERYRSEGLRLTVELQDLFEVVLTRSISASPVTAVAARTLSDIVHLEIARAPIEETTAERMLVVLGQQTELIVAGLHVFGNTFAPAGSVAATPTSSTK; this is encoded by the coding sequence GTGCCAGATGGTCGGCGGGCGCAGAACAAGCTCGAAAAGCAGTCCCGAATCCACGCCGCCGCAGCCGAACTGCTCGACCGCCACGGTTTCGCCAACGTGACCACGCAGCAGATCGCCGATCGGGCCGATGTGGCGATCGGTACCCTGTTCCGCTACGCCTCGACCAAGTCAGAATTGCTCCTGATGGTCTACAACGACAGGTACCGGCAGGCGATCGAGAGTGGCCGCGCCCAGGTGTCTGCCGACGACGGTGCTGTGCCGAGCATCCTGGCGCTCATCGCACCACTGGTGGTGGCCTCCCGCGAGTTCGCAGAGAACGCGGCTGCCTATCAACGCGAATTGCTGTACGGAGACCCGACGGAACGGTATCGATCCGAAGGACTCCGGCTCACGGTCGAACTCCAGGATCTGTTCGAAGTCGTTCTCACGCGCTCGATCAGCGCCTCCCCGGTTACGGCCGTCGCTGCCCGAACCCTCTCAGACATCGTGCACCTCGAGATCGCTCGCGCGCCGATCGAAGAGACAACGGCCGAACGGATGCTCGTGGTACTCGGTCAGCAGACCGAGCTCATCGTCGCGGGCCTGCACGTCTTCGGCAACACCTTCGCACCGGCTGGTTCAGTCGCTGCGACCCCCACCAGCTCCACCAAGTGA
- a CDS encoding 3-hydroxyacyl-CoA dehydrogenase, with product MTRLTNITVLGTGVLGAQIAYQTAYHGFAVTAFDINAEVLEKAKSRLQGIADVYAVEVAGAGDGKAQEALARITYSDDLAAAVADADLVIEAIPEILAIKRDTYTKLSTLAPAKTIFATNSSTLLPSDLKEFTGRPDRFLALHFANHVWIYNTAEVMGTADTDPAVYNTVVEFAGDIGMVPIEIKKEKAGYLLNSLLVPLLNAASELLVDGIAAPDAIDKTWRIGTGAPLGPFQIFDVVGLTTAYNISSQGGPKQQAFAKLLKDDYIDKGHLGLATGRGFYSYPSAP from the coding sequence ATGACCAGACTCACCAACATCACCGTACTGGGCACGGGAGTGCTCGGTGCCCAGATCGCGTACCAGACTGCGTACCACGGGTTCGCGGTGACCGCCTTCGACATCAACGCCGAGGTTCTCGAGAAGGCGAAATCCAGGCTCCAGGGAATTGCCGACGTCTATGCCGTCGAGGTTGCCGGAGCCGGCGACGGTAAGGCCCAGGAGGCGCTAGCGCGAATCACCTACTCCGACGACCTTGCCGCAGCGGTAGCCGATGCCGACCTGGTGATCGAGGCGATTCCTGAGATCCTGGCCATCAAACGCGACACGTATACGAAGCTCAGCACGCTTGCACCTGCGAAGACCATCTTCGCTACGAACTCGTCGACCCTTTTGCCGAGTGACCTGAAGGAGTTCACGGGTCGACCTGACCGGTTTCTCGCCCTTCATTTCGCCAATCACGTCTGGATCTACAACACCGCTGAGGTCATGGGCACCGCAGACACCGACCCTGCGGTGTACAACACCGTCGTCGAATTCGCCGGTGACATCGGCATGGTTCCGATCGAGATCAAGAAGGAGAAGGCCGGCTATCTGCTGAATTCGCTGCTGGTGCCGCTGCTGAATGCCGCCTCAGAACTCCTGGTCGACGGCATCGCCGCGCCCGACGCGATCGACAAGACCTGGCGCATCGGTACGGGGGCGCCGCTCGGGCCGTTCCAGATCTTCGACGTCGTCGGCCTGACGACCGCGTACAACATCTCCTCGCAGGGTGGACCGAAGCAGCAGGCCTTTGCGAAGCTTCTCAAAGACGACTACATCGACAAGGGTCATCTCGGTCTAGCCACCGGACGAGGCTTCTACAGCTACCCCTCTGCACCCTGA
- a CDS encoding carbohydrate ABC transporter permease: protein MTATLTTPPQTTDEQPSPKPKQKVPLTHRLNRFDVKASPYLYIAPFFVLFGLVGLFPLGYTFVVSLNKWNLLTGPAGFVGLDNYVAELTDPFFWNSLFNTISIFLLSAIPQLVIAVVIAAVLDQNIRAKTFWRMSVLIPYVVTPVAVTLIFSSAFDEKYGLINNLLTAFHLDPVMWKTETFPSHIAIATMVNWRWTGYNALILLAAMQAVPRDIYESAALDGAGPIRRFFSMTLPSIRPTMIFVIITATVGGLQIFTEPKLFNPTTATPGGPQRQYQTTVLYLWDLAFNRQNFGKASAVAWLLFLIIVLFGVLNFLISRRIASGEARASRRSTARRLARIDEQKTSVSVAVPAPAPAPAETVAAPRTPPDDSPTQEHRS, encoded by the coding sequence TCGCCCTATCTCTACATCGCCCCCTTCTTCGTCTTGTTCGGTCTCGTCGGGCTGTTCCCCCTGGGCTACACCTTCGTCGTCTCCCTGAACAAGTGGAACCTGCTCACCGGCCCGGCCGGGTTCGTCGGTCTCGACAACTACGTCGCTGAACTGACAGACCCCTTCTTCTGGAACTCGCTCTTCAACACGATCAGCATCTTCCTGCTCTCCGCGATCCCGCAGCTCGTCATCGCCGTGGTCATCGCCGCGGTCCTCGACCAGAACATCAGGGCGAAGACGTTCTGGCGCATGAGCGTGCTCATCCCCTATGTGGTCACCCCGGTGGCCGTCACCCTCATCTTCTCGAGCGCGTTCGACGAGAAGTACGGCTTGATCAACAACCTCCTCACTGCCTTCCACCTCGACCCCGTGATGTGGAAGACGGAGACCTTTCCCTCGCACATCGCCATCGCCACGATGGTGAACTGGCGCTGGACGGGCTACAACGCCCTCATCCTGCTCGCAGCGATGCAGGCTGTTCCCCGCGACATCTACGAGTCGGCCGCACTGGACGGCGCCGGCCCGATCAGGCGCTTCTTCTCCATGACACTGCCGAGCATCCGGCCCACCATGATCTTCGTCATCATCACCGCCACCGTCGGCGGTCTCCAGATCTTCACTGAGCCCAAGCTCTTCAACCCCACCACCGCCACACCGGGTGGCCCGCAACGGCAGTACCAGACGACCGTGCTCTACCTCTGGGACCTTGCATTCAATCGTCAGAACTTCGGAAAGGCCTCAGCGGTCGCCTGGCTTCTGTTTCTCATCATCGTGCTCTTCGGAGTACTCAACTTCCTGATCTCGCGCCGCATCGCCTCCGGTGAGGCCCGGGCTTCACGACGCTCGACCGCGCGGCGGCTCGCGCGGATCGACGAGCAGAAGACCAGCGTCTCCGTCGCTGTGCCAGCACCAGCACCAGCACCAGCTGAAACTGTCGCGGCGCCCAGAACACCACCCGACGACTCACCAACGCAGGAGCACCGATCATGA
- a CDS encoding glutathione peroxidase, producing the protein MTSLNDIPITTIDGSETSLAEYGDKVKLIVNVASRCGLAPQYSKLEDLQKIYSDRGFTVLGFPSNQFLQELGTEEAIAEYCSTTWGITFPMFEKIKVNGRSEHPLYTELKKAADAEGKAGKVKWNFEKFVVTPDGEVHRFRPRTEPDHPAIVALIEASLPTAA; encoded by the coding sequence ATGACTTCGTTGAATGACATCCCGATCACAACCATCGATGGCAGCGAGACTTCGCTCGCCGAATACGGCGACAAAGTGAAGCTCATTGTCAACGTCGCCTCGCGCTGCGGGCTCGCCCCGCAGTACAGCAAGCTCGAAGACCTGCAGAAGATCTACAGCGACCGTGGGTTCACCGTTCTCGGGTTTCCGAGTAACCAGTTCCTGCAGGAGCTCGGCACTGAAGAGGCCATTGCCGAGTACTGCTCGACGACCTGGGGCATCACCTTCCCGATGTTCGAGAAGATCAAGGTGAATGGTCGCTCGGAACACCCGCTCTACACCGAGCTGAAGAAGGCAGCCGACGCGGAGGGCAAGGCCGGCAAGGTGAAGTGGAACTTCGAGAAGTTCGTGGTCACCCCAGACGGCGAGGTTCACCGCTTTCGCCCCCGCACCGAGCCGGATCACCCCGCCATCGTTGCCCTGATCGAGGCGTCGCTCCCGACCGCCGCCTAG
- a CDS encoding LacI family DNA-binding transcriptional regulator, with protein MVAALAGVSRATVSRVVNASPKVTPQIAEVVNNAIAQLNYVPNRAARSLASRRTQAIALVVPESTAKLFTDPYLASVIQGIALALADTEYTLNMLISSDTRAEKTRRYLLGGNVDGALVVSHHSGDQSFGHLGQSLPVVFGGRPLLPGESSSYFVDVDNAAGAAGATAHILSTGRRQLATIAGPQDMPPGVDRLNGWRRTLAMQGLDQSLVEYGDFTPLSGAAAMRRLLDRGRPIDGLFVANDQMAAGAYSVIYERGLTIPGDIAVAGFDDNYFGATSTPPLTTVHQPSHELGAKMAEILMALIEGKPAPRVTLLPTTLLVRASTG; from the coding sequence ATGGTGGCGGCCCTCGCCGGTGTGTCCCGTGCCACTGTGTCGCGCGTTGTCAATGCTTCTCCCAAAGTCACTCCGCAGATCGCCGAGGTCGTCAACAACGCCATTGCGCAGTTGAACTACGTGCCCAATCGAGCTGCACGCTCGCTCGCCAGCAGGCGCACGCAGGCGATCGCCCTGGTCGTGCCGGAGTCGACGGCGAAACTCTTCACAGACCCCTACCTTGCGAGCGTCATCCAGGGAATCGCCCTCGCCCTCGCCGACACCGAGTACACCCTCAACATGCTGATCTCCTCAGACACGCGTGCCGAGAAGACGAGGCGCTATCTCCTCGGTGGAAACGTCGACGGCGCCCTGGTGGTCTCGCACCACAGCGGGGACCAGTCGTTCGGGCACCTCGGCCAGTCACTCCCCGTGGTGTTCGGTGGTCGTCCACTCCTCCCCGGTGAGAGCAGCAGCTATTTCGTCGATGTCGACAACGCGGCAGGCGCCGCGGGCGCAACCGCACACATCCTGTCCACCGGAAGACGGCAGCTTGCCACCATCGCCGGCCCGCAGGACATGCCACCCGGAGTGGACCGTCTCAACGGCTGGCGACGCACACTGGCCATGCAGGGCCTCGACCAGTCACTGGTCGAATACGGCGACTTCACTCCCCTCTCCGGTGCCGCCGCAATGAGGAGACTGCTCGATCGGGGTAGACCCATCGACGGACTCTTCGTAGCCAACGACCAGATGGCAGCGGGCGCGTACTCGGTGATCTACGAACGCGGGCTCACCATTCCCGGCGATATCGCTGTCGCCGGGTTCGACGACAACTACTTCGGCGCCACCTCGACACCACCGCTCACCACGGTGCACCAGCCCTCCCACGAGCTCGGCGCGAAGATGGCCGAGATCCTGATGGCTCTGATCGAGGGCAAACCGGCACCGCGAGTGACGCTTCTCCCGACCACGCTCCTGGTGAGGGCATCCACGGGCTGA
- a CDS encoding carbohydrate ABC transporter permease, which produces MSATISRSSTPTEGASGLAPKGSRRRKPLGIEKRPGFLTYGLLIVFFIGGTYPLYWSFLAGSSPSSVLTDTWPPLLPGGLFWQNVAAVFDTVPFWMSLLNSIIVSTVITVSVVLFSTLAGYSFAKLKFRGREGLLVFVIATLAVPTQLGIIPLFMVMKQFGWTGTLGAVIIPTLVTAFGVFFMRQYLVDVIPDELIEAARVDGASMIRTFWHVGVPAARPAMAILGLFTFMTAWTDYLWPLLVVPQNPTLQVALSQLQSAKYVDYSIVLTGAVLATVPLLILFILAGRQLVSGIMAGAVKG; this is translated from the coding sequence ATGAGCGCGACCATCAGCCGATCATCCACGCCGACGGAGGGTGCCAGCGGGCTCGCGCCGAAGGGTTCGAGGCGGCGAAAGCCGCTCGGTATCGAGAAACGCCCGGGCTTTCTCACCTACGGCCTGCTGATCGTGTTCTTCATCGGCGGCACCTACCCGCTGTACTGGTCGTTCCTGGCTGGTTCGAGCCCGAGCTCGGTGCTGACAGACACCTGGCCACCCCTTCTTCCCGGCGGTCTCTTCTGGCAGAACGTTGCTGCAGTCTTTGACACGGTGCCGTTCTGGATGTCACTGCTCAACAGCATCATCGTGTCGACGGTGATCACGGTCTCTGTCGTCCTGTTCTCCACCCTCGCCGGATACTCCTTCGCGAAACTGAAGTTCCGCGGCAGAGAGGGGCTCCTGGTCTTCGTGATCGCGACGCTGGCGGTGCCGACGCAGCTCGGCATCATCCCGTTGTTCATGGTCATGAAGCAATTCGGATGGACGGGCACGCTCGGCGCCGTCATCATCCCGACACTCGTGACGGCCTTCGGCGTCTTCTTCATGAGGCAGTACCTCGTCGACGTCATTCCCGACGAACTCATCGAGGCGGCCAGGGTCGATGGCGCAAGCATGATCCGCACGTTCTGGCACGTCGGAGTGCCGGCGGCGCGCCCGGCAATGGCCATCCTCGGGCTGTTCACGTTCATGACCGCCTGGACCGATTACCTCTGGCCGCTGCTGGTGGTGCCGCAGAACCCCACGCTGCAGGTCGCGCTGAGCCAGTTGCAATCGGCCAAGTACGTCGACTACTCGATCGTTCTGACCGGCGCCGTTCTCGCCACGGTTCCGCTTCTCATCCTGTTCATCCTCGCCGGTCGCCAGCTTGTCTCGGGCATCATGGCCGGCGCAGTGAAAGGCTGA
- a CDS encoding PadR family transcriptional regulator, with amino-acid sequence MKRTHRQHFNFSGAGHSDDGSHAGHDPRLAHSPREFARRGPHGHNGGGFGAAGFGPGGFGPGGFGPGGFAGFGPGGFGPGFGPRGPRRAGKGDVRSVILSLLGDGPSNGYGLIKAIAERTGGTWRPSPGSVYPTLQQLVDEELIVSKGDGRRTEYELTESGRSYLEEHADELAKAWQATPGRSESDTAFHESVAKLIGVVQQFRSPATDAQRAAAAEKLDEARRALYLILAD; translated from the coding sequence ATGAAACGCACTCACAGACAACACTTCAACTTCTCCGGCGCCGGGCACTCCGACGACGGCAGCCACGCGGGTCACGACCCGCGTCTCGCCCATTCGCCGCGCGAATTCGCCCGCCGCGGCCCGCACGGGCACAACGGTGGCGGATTCGGCGCTGCCGGATTCGGTCCCGGCGGATTCGGTCCCGGCGGATTCGGTCCGGGCGGATTCGCCGGATTCGGCCCCGGTGGGTTCGGCCCCGGCTTCGGACCTCGAGGGCCACGTCGTGCAGGCAAGGGCGACGTGAGGAGCGTCATCCTGTCCCTTCTGGGCGACGGCCCCTCGAATGGCTACGGCCTCATCAAGGCCATCGCCGAGCGGACAGGCGGCACCTGGCGCCCCAGCCCCGGTTCGGTCTACCCGACCCTGCAGCAGCTCGTCGACGAAGAACTCATCGTCTCCAAGGGCGACGGCCGCCGCACCGAATATGAACTCACTGAATCCGGTCGTTCGTATCTCGAGGAGCACGCCGACGAACTCGCGAAGGCGTGGCAGGCGACTCCCGGCCGCTCCGAGAGCGACACGGCGTTCCACGAGAGCGTCGCCAAACTGATCGGCGTCGTTCAGCAGTTCCGGTCACCCGCGACCGACGCCCAGCGTGCAGCCGCGGCCGAGAAGCTCGACGAAGCCAGGCGCGCTCTCTACCTCATTCTCGCCGATTGA